A DNA window from Aminipila luticellarii contains the following coding sequences:
- the rpoC gene encoding DNA-directed RNA polymerase subunit beta', which produces MSDNNNYELNNFEALQINLASTEKILSWSHGEVKKPETINYRTLKPEKDGLFCERIFGPTKDWECHCGKYKRIRYKGIVCDRCGVEVTKAKVRRERMGHIALAAPVSHIWYFKGIPSRIGLVLDISPRNLEKVLYFAAYIVTDPGNTSFGYKEILTEQQYREAREKHGNDFKAGMGAEAIRELLTQIDLPVLSEDLRKKLKEASGQKKIRIVRRLEVIEALRISHNKPEWMILEVIPVIPPDLRPMVQLDGGRFATSDLNDLYRRVINRNNRLKRLLELGAPDIIVRNEKRMLQEAVDALIDNGRRGRPVTGPGSRPLKSLSDMLKGKQGRFRQNLLGKRVDYSGRSVIVVGPELRFYQCGLPKKMALELFKPFIMKKLVQNGHAHNIKSAKRMVEKVKPEVWDVLESVIKEHPVMLNRAPTLHRLGIQAFEPVLVEGKAIKLHPLVCTAFNADFDGDQMAVHVPLSVEAQAEARFLMLSVNNILAPKDGSPITIPTQDMILGSYYLTHPGLEDRSTAAEKGDGKVFTDYDEMMMAYQNGIVGIHARVKVRRYLDEEDQRGKIVESTVGRFIFNSNIPQDLGFVDRKIDKYALEIDFLCDKKKLGQIIDRCYRVHENTGTALMLDAIKDMGFHYSTKGAVTISISDMEIPEEKAEILAKAEAQVDKYEKAYRAGLVSNQERYEKVISIWNKTTDDVADALMNSLGPLNNLFIMANSGARGSKNQIKQVGGMRGLMANASGKTIEIPIKANFREGLSVLEYFISTNGARKGLADTALRTADSGYLTRRLVDVSHNVIVREVDCGTDEGIEVRAFTDGKEVIEALKLRIVGRTSLTDIYDPNTGALIVEQNEEISEAAAEHIENCGIEAVAIRSVMTCHSTSGICAKCYGRNLATGEPVNIGEAVGITAAQSIGEPGTQLTMRTFHTGGVAGSDITQGLPRVEELFEARKPKGLAEICEADGTVISIEARKDNKTEVKVRGEEERSYVVPYGARLNVREGDYVLAGGSITKGPLNPHDILRLNGVEGVYQYLLKEVQRVYKQQGVDINDKHVEVIVSQMLSKCKIEEAGDTSLLPGGLYSIYEIDEANAAALASGGEPAVGKRVLLGITKASLATNSFLSAASFQETTRVLTDAAIKGKKDCLLGLKENVIIGKLIPAGTGMKRYKNIELDYGVNTELMESFSTSNEEDEEEDFEDLADMESVVDTDFSGADIVELEDIE; this is translated from the coding sequence TTGAGCGATAATAACAACTATGAATTAAACAATTTTGAAGCATTACAGATTAATTTGGCTTCTACGGAAAAGATCCTCAGCTGGTCACACGGTGAGGTAAAGAAGCCCGAAACAATCAATTACAGAACATTGAAGCCTGAAAAGGACGGTCTGTTCTGTGAACGAATCTTCGGACCTACCAAGGACTGGGAATGCCATTGCGGTAAGTATAAAAGAATCCGATATAAGGGTATTGTATGCGACCGCTGCGGAGTAGAAGTCACGAAGGCAAAGGTCAGAAGAGAGAGAATGGGTCATATTGCCCTGGCGGCTCCGGTCTCCCATATTTGGTATTTCAAAGGGATTCCGAGCAGAATCGGACTTGTACTGGATATTTCCCCCAGAAATCTTGAAAAGGTGCTTTACTTTGCAGCATATATCGTAACGGATCCGGGGAACACAAGCTTTGGCTACAAAGAAATTCTGACAGAGCAGCAGTATAGAGAAGCCAGAGAAAAGCATGGAAATGACTTTAAGGCGGGTATGGGTGCGGAAGCTATCCGAGAACTTCTTACTCAGATTGATTTGCCTGTATTGTCAGAGGATTTAAGAAAAAAACTAAAAGAAGCCTCCGGGCAGAAAAAAATCAGGATTGTCAGAAGGCTGGAAGTGATAGAAGCTTTAAGAATTTCACACAATAAGCCTGAATGGATGATTTTAGAGGTCATTCCGGTCATTCCGCCTGATTTAAGACCGATGGTTCAGTTGGATGGCGGCAGATTTGCCACTTCGGACTTGAATGACTTATACAGAAGAGTAATAAACAGAAATAACCGTTTGAAGAGATTGCTGGAACTGGGTGCTCCGGACATCATCGTAAGAAATGAAAAGAGAATGCTTCAGGAAGCAGTGGATGCTCTGATCGATAACGGCAGAAGAGGAAGACCGGTGACCGGTCCGGGTTCCAGACCGCTCAAATCTCTGTCCGATATGCTAAAAGGAAAACAGGGACGATTCAGACAGAACCTTCTGGGCAAGCGTGTAGACTATTCCGGACGTTCCGTAATCGTAGTCGGACCGGAGCTTAGATTCTATCAGTGCGGACTTCCTAAAAAAATGGCTCTTGAGCTGTTTAAGCCGTTCATCATGAAGAAGCTGGTTCAAAACGGACACGCCCACAACATAAAGAGTGCGAAGCGAATGGTTGAAAAGGTAAAGCCGGAAGTTTGGGACGTTTTGGAAAGCGTTATTAAGGAGCATCCGGTTATGCTGAACCGTGCTCCGACCCTTCACAGATTGGGTATTCAGGCCTTTGAACCTGTACTGGTAGAAGGAAAGGCCATCAAGCTTCATCCTCTGGTATGCACAGCGTTCAATGCGGACTTTGACGGCGACCAGATGGCGGTTCACGTTCCGCTGTCTGTGGAAGCTCAGGCGGAAGCCAGATTCCTGATGCTGTCCGTAAACAACATCCTTGCACCAAAGGACGGATCCCCGATTACCATACCTACACAGGACATGATTCTGGGCAGCTATTATCTGACTCACCCTGGGTTGGAAGACAGAAGTACTGCGGCGGAAAAAGGAGACGGAAAGGTATTTACAGACTATGACGAAATGATGATGGCATACCAGAACGGCATCGTAGGAATTCATGCAAGGGTTAAAGTAAGAAGATATCTTGACGAAGAGGATCAAAGAGGTAAAATAGTCGAATCTACTGTGGGAAGGTTTATCTTCAACTCCAATATTCCGCAGGATCTTGGATTTGTGGACAGAAAAATTGACAAGTATGCCCTTGAGATCGACTTCCTGTGCGATAAGAAAAAGCTGGGTCAGATTATTGACAGATGCTATCGAGTACACGAAAATACCGGTACAGCGCTGATGCTGGATGCGATCAAGGATATGGGCTTCCATTATTCCACGAAGGGTGCGGTTACGATCAGTATCTCTGACATGGAGATTCCGGAAGAAAAAGCGGAAATCCTTGCAAAAGCAGAAGCACAGGTCGATAAATATGAGAAGGCGTATCGAGCGGGTCTTGTATCCAATCAAGAAAGATATGAAAAGGTTATCAGCATTTGGAATAAGACCACAGATGACGTGGCCGACGCCCTGATGAATTCCCTGGGACCATTAAACAACTTGTTTATCATGGCGAATTCCGGTGCCCGAGGAAGTAAGAATCAGATCAAACAGGTCGGTGGTATGCGTGGACTGATGGCTAATGCCTCCGGTAAGACTATAGAAATTCCTATTAAGGCAAACTTCCGTGAAGGACTTTCCGTATTGGAATACTTTATTTCAACGAACGGTGCCAGAAAAGGTCTGGCCGATACGGCTCTTCGAACAGCCGACTCCGGATACCTGACTCGAAGACTGGTTGACGTATCCCACAATGTGATCGTCAGAGAGGTAGACTGCGGTACGGATGAAGGAATCGAAGTACGGGCCTTCACAGACGGAAAAGAAGTCATAGAAGCCCTGAAATTGCGTATTGTAGGCAGAACTTCACTGACAGATATATACGACCCGAATACAGGGGCCTTAATTGTGGAGCAGAATGAAGAGATCTCAGAAGCTGCTGCCGAGCATATTGAGAACTGCGGTATCGAAGCCGTAGCAATCCGATCCGTTATGACCTGCCACAGTACCTCCGGTATTTGTGCAAAGTGCTACGGAAGAAACCTGGCAACAGGTGAACCGGTGAATATTGGCGAAGCAGTCGGTATCACGGCGGCTCAGTCCATCGGTGAACCGGGTACTCAGCTGACTATGAGAACCTTCCATACGGGCGGTGTAGCCGGCAGCGACATTACACAGGGTCTTCCGAGGGTTGAGGAACTTTTCGAAGCCAGAAAGCCGAAAGGTCTTGCCGAGATCTGCGAAGCGGACGGTACGGTTATCTCTATAGAGGCCAGAAAGGACAATAAGACAGAAGTAAAAGTCCGAGGAGAGGAAGAACGCTCCTATGTTGTTCCTTACGGCGCACGATTAAATGTGCGGGAAGGCGACTATGTTCTGGCCGGCGGATCTATTACAAAGGGTCCTTTGAATCCACACGATATTTTGAGATTAAACGGTGTGGAAGGTGTATATCAATACCTGCTGAAAGAAGTACAGCGTGTATATAAGCAACAAGGTGTAGACATCAATGACAAGCACGTGGAAGTAATCGTAAGTCAGATGCTTTCCAAGTGCAAGATCGAGGAGGCAGGGGATACTTCACTGCTTCCGGGAGGTCTGTACAGCATATATGAAATTGACGAAGCAAATGCGGCTGCCCTTGCAAGCGGCGGAGAACCTGCTGTTGGAAAACGAGTGCTGCTCGGTATCACAAAGGCATCTCTTGCGACGAATTCCTTCCTGTCAGCGGCATCCTTCCAGGAAACCACAAGGGTTCTTACAGATGCGGCCATTAAGGGAAAGAAAGACTGTCTTCTGGGACTTAAGGAAAATGTTATCATTGGTAAACTGATTCCGGCAGGAACAGGAATGAAGCGCTATAAGAACATTGAACTGGATTATGGCGTGAATACAGAGCTGATGGAGTCTTTCTCTACAAGCAATGAGGAAGACGAGGAAGAGGATTTTGAAGATTTGGCCGATATGGAATCTGTAGTAGATACAGATTTTTCCGGAGCAGATATCGTTGAGCTGGAAGATATAGAATAA
- the rpoB gene encoding DNA-directed RNA polymerase subunit beta, whose amino-acid sequence MPTPVTVGRKQRMSFSKIHEVAEMPNLIEIQTESYDWFIREGLYEVFEDISPIKDYAGNLVLEFIDYSLSDPPKYGQEECKERDVTYAAPLKVKVRLINKETGEVKEQEVFMGDFPLMTEKGTFIYNGAERVVVTQLVRSPGPYYDVTVDKSNNKLFSTTIIPNRGAWLEYETDSNEIISVRVDRTRKQPVTTLLRALGFGSDQEIIDIFGDDPRLRKSLDKDPTDNYEDGLKEIYKKLRPGEPPTVESAKSFLDALFFDPKRYDLAKVGRYKYNKKLGLSNRIIGVVAAEDVFDPNTGEILAEKGQKISRALGFQIENAGVKEIYAYGKTDEEYVTKIIGNRFVDLKLYVDFNITGLKVEEKVYYPVLMEILSECSTEDEIKEALVMRKNDLSPKHIIIDDIIASVSYILNLNYGIGSVDDIDHLGNRRLRTVGELLQNQFRIGLARMERVVKERMTIQDIEVTTPQALMNIRPVTAAIKEFFGSSQLSQFMDQTNPLAELTHKRRLSALGPGGLSRERAGFEVRDVHHSHYGRMCPIETPEGPNIGLIGSLTTYGKINEYGFIEAPYRPVDKKTGIVQDYIEYLTADEEEMLIIAQANEPLDSESRFANHKVASRGVGGEIDLVPREMIDYMDVSPKQVVSVATAMIPFLENDDANRALMGSNMQRQAVPLLIPDAPYVGTGMEYKAARDSGVVILAKNAGTVEYVDATKIRIRRDDGTGTDEYTMLKFKRANQSTCINQRPIVNHGEHIEQGEVIADGPSTDLGEIALGRNLLIGFMTWEGYNYEDAIVLNERLVMEDKLTTLHIEEYEAEARDTKLGPEEITRDIPNVSEEALRDLDEEGIIRIGAEVEPGDILVGKVTPKGETELTAEERLLRAIFGEKAREVRDTSLKVPHGETGIVVDVKIFSRENGDELPPGVNKLVRCYIITKRKISVGDKMAGRHGNKGVISRILPEEDMPFMENGEPLQVMLNPLGVPSRMNVGQVLEVHLGLAAKFKDWYIATPVFDGANEKDIINLLGECGYPETGKLQLRDGRSGMPFDNPVTVGYMYMLKLHHLVDDKIHARSTGPYSLVTQQPLGGKAQFGGQRFGEMEVWALEAYGAAHVLQEILTVKSDDVVGRVKTYEAIVKGENIPEPGIPESFKVLIKEMQSLGLDVKVLTDEDEEIEIKESTDFEGISSLENIIDLEDEAEPESFEEEFLEESLEESDEDDEDLDITDLEISEELDDEL is encoded by the coding sequence ATGCCAACACCCGTTACAGTAGGTAGAAAACAGCGCATGAGCTTCTCAAAAATCCATGAGGTAGCAGAAATGCCTAATCTTATCGAAATTCAGACCGAATCTTATGACTGGTTCATCAGAGAAGGTCTATATGAAGTTTTTGAAGATATTTCGCCAATAAAGGATTATGCAGGAAACTTAGTATTAGAATTTATCGATTACTCGCTAAGCGACCCTCCAAAATATGGACAGGAAGAGTGTAAAGAACGAGATGTAACATACGCGGCTCCGTTAAAAGTAAAAGTTAGATTGATTAATAAAGAAACAGGAGAAGTAAAAGAGCAGGAAGTGTTTATGGGAGACTTCCCGCTGATGACAGAAAAAGGTACATTTATATACAATGGTGCAGAGAGAGTCGTAGTAACTCAGTTAGTTCGTTCTCCTGGACCTTATTATGACGTAACTGTGGATAAGTCTAATAATAAATTGTTTTCAACCACCATTATTCCAAACAGAGGAGCATGGCTTGAATACGAAACAGACTCCAATGAAATTATTTCAGTAAGAGTTGACAGAACCAGAAAACAACCTGTTACAACTTTGCTGAGGGCGTTAGGCTTTGGTTCGGATCAGGAGATCATTGACATTTTTGGGGATGATCCGAGATTACGAAAATCTTTGGACAAGGATCCAACGGATAATTACGAGGACGGACTGAAAGAAATTTATAAGAAATTGAGACCGGGAGAACCTCCTACCGTTGAAAGTGCAAAATCTTTCCTGGATGCCCTGTTTTTTGACCCAAAGAGATACGACCTTGCAAAAGTTGGCAGATATAAATATAATAAAAAACTTGGATTATCAAATCGAATCATAGGTGTTGTGGCAGCCGAAGATGTTTTTGATCCGAATACAGGTGAAATTCTGGCAGAAAAGGGCCAGAAGATTTCAAGAGCATTGGGATTTCAGATTGAGAATGCCGGTGTAAAGGAAATTTATGCATACGGCAAAACAGATGAAGAATATGTTACCAAAATCATTGGTAACCGATTTGTTGATTTGAAATTGTATGTGGATTTTAATATCACAGGACTTAAAGTAGAAGAAAAAGTATATTATCCTGTACTGATGGAGATTCTTTCAGAGTGCTCCACAGAAGATGAGATAAAAGAAGCTTTGGTCATGAGAAAAAATGACTTATCGCCGAAGCACATTATTATAGATGATATTATTGCTTCCGTCAGCTATATTCTGAACTTGAATTATGGCATCGGCAGCGTGGATGATATCGACCATTTAGGAAACAGAAGACTTAGAACGGTTGGTGAACTGTTACAGAATCAGTTCAGGATCGGTCTTGCCCGTATGGAAAGAGTCGTAAAGGAAAGAATGACGATTCAGGACATTGAGGTGACGACGCCGCAGGCCCTCATGAATATCAGGCCGGTTACGGCTGCCATAAAAGAGTTCTTTGGCAGTTCTCAGTTATCTCAGTTCATGGACCAGACAAATCCCCTTGCTGAATTGACTCACAAAAGGAGGCTTTCTGCATTAGGCCCAGGCGGTCTGTCCAGAGAAAGAGCAGGATTCGAAGTTCGAGACGTACATCATTCTCATTACGGAAGAATGTGCCCGATTGAAACGCCGGAAGGTCCGAACATTGGATTGATCGGATCGCTGACCACCTATGGCAAGATTAATGAATATGGTTTTATAGAAGCTCCTTACAGACCAGTGGATAAAAAGACGGGTATTGTTCAGGATTACATTGAATATTTGACGGCTGATGAAGAAGAAATGCTGATTATTGCTCAGGCCAATGAGCCTCTTGATTCAGAGAGCCGATTTGCTAATCATAAAGTTGCATCCAGAGGGGTGGGCGGTGAAATCGACCTGGTTCCGAGAGAAATGATCGATTACATGGACGTATCGCCGAAGCAGGTTGTATCTGTTGCGACGGCCATGATTCCGTTCCTTGAAAACGACGATGCTAACAGAGCCCTGATGGGATCCAACATGCAGCGTCAGGCTGTGCCTCTTTTAATACCGGATGCTCCATATGTTGGAACCGGTATGGAGTATAAGGCGGCCAGAGACTCAGGCGTTGTGATCCTTGCTAAGAATGCGGGTACCGTTGAGTATGTAGATGCGACCAAAATTAGAATCAGACGGGATGACGGCACAGGCACGGACGAATACACCATGTTAAAGTTTAAGCGTGCGAACCAGAGTACTTGTATCAACCAGAGACCGATCGTAAATCACGGGGAACACATTGAACAAGGTGAAGTCATCGCAGATGGCCCTTCTACAGATCTGGGTGAAATCGCACTGGGAAGAAATCTTCTGATCGGTTTCATGACATGGGAAGGCTACAATTATGAGGACGCTATCGTTCTGAACGAGCGTCTGGTCATGGAAGATAAGCTTACGACGCTGCATATTGAAGAATATGAAGCAGAAGCAAGAGATACAAAGCTTGGGCCGGAAGAAATCACAAGAGACATTCCAAATGTCAGCGAAGAAGCCTTAAGAGACTTGGATGAGGAGGGTATTATCCGAATCGGAGCTGAGGTGGAACCGGGAGACATCCTGGTAGGTAAAGTGACCCCTAAGGGTGAAACGGAGCTGACCGCAGAGGAAAGACTGCTGCGGGCCATCTTTGGAGAAAAAGCCAGAGAGGTGAGAGATACTTCTCTTAAAGTACCTCACGGTGAAACCGGTATCGTCGTAGACGTAAAGATTTTCTCAAGGGAAAACGGCGATGAACTTCCGCCGGGAGTCAACAAGCTGGTTCGATGCTATATCATCACCAAGAGAAAGATCAGCGTAGGAGATAAAATGGCCGGACGTCACGGTAATAAAGGTGTTATTTCCAGAATCCTTCCGGAAGAAGATATGCCATTCATGGAGAACGGCGAACCGCTTCAGGTCATGCTGAACCCACTTGGCGTACCTTCCCGTATGAATGTTGGGCAGGTACTGGAAGTACATTTAGGTCTGGCAGCTAAATTTAAAGACTGGTACATTGCGACTCCGGTATTTGACGGTGCCAATGAAAAAGATATTATTAACCTTCTGGGTGAATGCGGATACCCTGAAACCGGTAAGCTGCAGCTTCGCGACGGAAGATCCGGAATGCCGTTTGACAATCCGGTAACCGTTGGATACATGTATATGCTGAAGCTGCACCATTTGGTAGACGATAAGATTCATGCGAGAAGTACAGGTCCTTATTCTCTGGTAACTCAGCAGCCGCTTGGAGGTAAAGCTCAGTTCGGCGGACAGCGTTTCGGAGAGATGGAAGTATGGGCTCTGGAAGCCTATGGAGCAGCCCATGTATTACAGGAAATACTGACTGTAAAGTCCGATGACGTGGTAGGTCGTGTAAAGACCTATGAAGCAATCGTAAAAGGCGAAAATATTCCTGAGCCGGGTATTCCTGAATCCTTTAAGGTTCTCATCAAGGAAATGCAGAGCTTGGGCCTTGACGTGAAGGTTCTGACAGATGAAGATGAGGAGATTGAAATAAAGGAATCAACTGATTTTGAAGGTATTTCAAGCCTTGAGAACATCATTGATCTGGAGGATGAGGCAGAACCTGAATCCTTTGAGGAGGAATTTTTAGAAGAAAGCCTTGAAGAGTCGGATGAAGACGACGAGGATTTGGATATCACAGATCTCGAAATAAGCGAAGAGCTTGATGATGAGTTATAG
- the rplL gene encoding 50S ribosomal protein L7/L12, giving the protein MNKDQIIEAIKAMTVLELNELVKACEEEFGVSAAAPVAVAGAAGAGEAAAEEQTEFTVVLTSAGGEKIKVIKVVRELTGLGLKEAKELVDGAPSNLKEGIEKAEAEAVKKQLEEVGASVELK; this is encoded by the coding sequence ATGAATAAAGATCAGATTATCGAAGCTATCAAAGCGATGACAGTTTTAGAATTAAATGAATTAGTTAAAGCATGTGAAGAAGAATTCGGAGTATCCGCAGCAGCTCCAGTAGCAGTTGCCGGTGCAGCAGGAGCTGGTGAAGCAGCTGCTGAAGAACAGACAGAATTCACAGTAGTACTTACAAGTGCTGGTGGAGAAAAGATCAAGGTCATCAAGGTTGTTAGAGAACTGACAGGTCTAGGTCTAAAGGAAGCTAAGGAATTAGTTGACGGAGCTCCTTCAAATCTTAAAGAAGGCATTGAAAAGGCAGAAGCAGAAGCTGTTAAGAAGCAGTTAGAAGAAGTTGGTGCTTCCGTAGAATTAAAGTAA
- the rplJ gene encoding 50S ribosomal protein L10 produces the protein MSIEAQKEKQVIIDEIKDKLERAQSAVVIDYIGTTVAEADAMRKKLRDANVDYTVYKNTLVKRAVQGTKYEGLAEVLEGPSAVAISYDDAVAPARVLNGVIKEYKKMAFKAGVVEGSFFDAKGMEAIASLPSREELIAKFLGSIQSPVSKAVRTFQAIADAKAGAEA, from the coding sequence ATGTCAATAGAAGCACAGAAAGAAAAACAAGTAATCATTGACGAGATAAAAGATAAGCTGGAAAGAGCTCAGTCAGCAGTAGTTATCGACTATATCGGAACTACCGTTGCAGAAGCAGATGCCATGAGAAAGAAACTTCGTGATGCCAACGTAGACTATACAGTTTACAAGAATACTCTTGTAAAGAGAGCTGTTCAGGGAACGAAGTACGAAGGTCTTGCTGAAGTATTGGAGGGACCGAGTGCTGTGGCAATCAGCTATGATGATGCAGTTGCTCCTGCAAGAGTACTGAACGGAGTCATCAAAGAATATAAAAAGATGGCCTTCAAAGCCGGTGTTGTTGAAGGAAGCTTCTTCGATGCAAAGGGTATGGAAGCGATCGCTTCTCTTCCTTCAAGAGAAGAACTTATTGCTAAGTTCTTGGGAAGCATTCAGTCCCCTGTATCCAAAGCGGTTAGAACCTTTCAGGCTATCGCAGATGCTAAGGCAGGCGCTGAAGCGTAA
- the rplA gene encoding 50S ribosomal protein L1, with protein sequence MPKRGKNYRESAKLVDKTNLYEVSEAMDLITKTSKAKFDETIEVHIKLGVDGRHADQQVRGAIVLPHGTGKSKKVLVFAKGPKAQEAEAAGADYVGAEEMAQKIQTENWFDFDVVVATPDMMGVVGRLGKVLGPKGLMPNPKSGTVTMDITKALEEIKAGKVEYRLDKTNIIHTPIGKASFGAQKLEENFKALMEAVVKAKPAAAKGQYLRSVTVASTMGPGIKLNSMKLSN encoded by the coding sequence ATGCCAAAGAGAGGCAAGAATTACAGAGAATCAGCTAAATTAGTTGATAAAACAAATTTATATGAAGTCAGTGAAGCAATGGATTTGATCACAAAGACTTCAAAAGCTAAGTTTGATGAAACGATTGAAGTTCACATCAAGCTGGGCGTTGACGGCAGACATGCCGACCAGCAGGTCAGAGGTGCAATTGTACTTCCTCACGGAACTGGTAAATCAAAGAAGGTTCTGGTATTTGCTAAAGGCCCTAAAGCGCAGGAAGCGGAAGCAGCCGGTGCAGACTATGTAGGAGCTGAAGAAATGGCTCAGAAGATTCAGACTGAAAACTGGTTCGACTTTGATGTAGTTGTAGCAACTCCGGATATGATGGGTGTTGTTGGTCGACTTGGTAAGGTACTTGGTCCTAAGGGATTAATGCCGAACCCTAAATCAGGAACCGTAACAATGGATATTACAAAAGCTCTTGAAGAAATCAAAGCCGGTAAAGTTGAATACCGTCTTGACAAGACGAACATTATCCATACTCCAATCGGAAAAGCTTCTTTCGGAGCACAGAAACTGGAAGAGAACTTTAAAGCTTTAATGGAAGCTGTTGTAAAAGCAAAGCCGGCAGCAGCAAAAGGACAATATTTGAGAAGCGTAACGGTTGCTTCCACAATGGGTCCCGGAATAAAGCTGAACTCTATGAAGCTTTCAAACTAA
- the rplK gene encoding 50S ribosomal protein L11, which translates to MAKKVEGLIKLQIAAGNATPAPPVGPALGQKGVNIMDFCKQFNARTQDQAGMIIPVVITVYADRSFTFITKTPPAAVLLKKAAGLTAASGEPNKKKVATLTEEQVREIAKTKMPDLNAADLDAAASMVKGTARSMGIVIEG; encoded by the coding sequence ATGGCAAAGAAGGTTGAAGGTCTTATTAAACTTCAGATTGCGGCAGGAAATGCTACACCAGCACCTCCAGTAGGCCCGGCATTAGGACAGAAGGGCGTAAATATTATGGACTTCTGTAAGCAGTTTAATGCCAGAACTCAGGATCAGGCAGGAATGATCATTCCGGTTGTAATCACTGTTTATGCGGACAGATCATTTACATTCATTACAAAGACTCCTCCTGCAGCAGTATTGTTAAAGAAAGCAGCTGGTTTAACAGCAGCATCAGGCGAACCAAATAAAAAGAAGGTCGCTACTTTAACAGAAGAACAGGTGAGAGAAATCGCAAAAACCAAGATGCCGGACTTGAACGCAGCAGATTTGGATGCAGCAGCATCTATGGTCAAGGGTACTGCAAGAAGCATGGGTATTGTAATAGAAGGTTAA
- the nusG gene encoding transcription termination/antitermination protein NusG, with translation MSDLENNLDLDKEELEEEAPAEAQTVSSSSGIAYDENQGYVNNSDSPAKWYVVHTYSGHENKVKVNIEKIVENRGMQDLILDIVVPTEDSVEVKNGQRKVKTRKIFPGYVLVKMIVTNESWYLVRNTQGVTGFVGHGTEPIPLTNEEVRRMGIEKVHVEIDVEVGDNVKVINGPFESFMGVVEEVNMEKETLKVKISMFGRDTPVELEFGQVDKI, from the coding sequence ATGTCAGATTTAGAAAACAACTTAGACCTAGATAAGGAAGAGCTTGAGGAAGAAGCTCCAGCTGAAGCTCAAACAGTTTCTTCTAGTTCTGGAATTGCATACGATGAAAATCAGGGATATGTAAATAATTCGGATAGCCCTGCAAAATGGTATGTTGTTCATACTTATTCCGGGCATGAAAACAAGGTTAAAGTAAATATTGAAAAAATTGTTGAAAACAGGGGTATGCAGGACTTGATTCTGGATATCGTTGTTCCTACCGAAGACAGCGTGGAAGTGAAGAACGGACAGCGTAAGGTGAAGACCAGAAAAATATTTCCGGGTTATGTTTTGGTGAAGATGATCGTCACCAACGAATCGTGGTATCTTGTCAGAAACACTCAGGGTGTCACGGGATTCGTAGGACATGGCACAGAACCTATTCCGCTTACTAATGAAGAAGTAAGGAGAATGGGCATTGAAAAGGTTCACGTTGAAATCGATGTAGAAGTAGGCGACAATGTGAAAGTTATCAATGGTCCTTTTGAAAGCTTCATGGGTGTGGTTGAGGAAGTGAATATGGAAAAAGAAACCCTAAAGGTGAAAATTTCCATGTTTGGCCGAGATACGCCGGTTGAACTTGAATTTGGACAAGTAGATAAAATCTAA
- the secE gene encoding preprotein translocase subunit SecE, which translates to MENEKAKKKPTAAPKKQRAGIGEYFRGIKTEMKKVVWPTKKELGSYTVVVLFTCAFFAVGFWLVDLGVLSALKAILGITL; encoded by the coding sequence ATGGAAAATGAAAAGGCTAAAAAAAAGCCGACAGCTGCTCCTAAAAAACAAAGAGCTGGTATAGGAGAGTATTTCAGGGGCATTAAAACTGAAATGAAAAAGGTTGTTTGGCCCACTAAGAAAGAGCTTGGATCATATACAGTCGTTGTGTTATTTACTTGTGCGTTTTTTGCAGTTGGATTTTGGCTGGTTGATTTAGGCGTTCTTTCTGCGCTTAAAGCAATATTAGGCATTACTTTATAA
- the rpmG gene encoding 50S ribosomal protein L33 has product MAAGARVKVTLACTECKQRNYNTMKNKRNDPDRIELDKYCKFCKKHTLHKETK; this is encoded by the coding sequence GTGGCAGCAGGAGCTAGAGTGAAAGTTACATTGGCATGTACAGAGTGCAAGCAGAGAAACTACAATACTATGAAGAACAAGAGAAACGACCCGGATCGTATTGAGTTGGATAAGTATTGCAAATTCTGCAAGAAGCACACTCTTCATAAGGAAACAAAATAA